A region of the Arachis hypogaea cultivar Tifrunner chromosome 15, arahy.Tifrunner.gnm2.J5K5, whole genome shotgun sequence genome:
ctaaagtctttcatgagcacactACTCGGATGGatgtcaatatttgtgatgccttggtttagtgggagtttatgcTATATGTTCTATGAtagatattgagttatttttctgcagaattaagttgatggtttatttcatgttatgtgaaatgttcattttgctaTATTCATATTGtatttgatctcaataaagttttaaagttggaccagctggaaatagacatgcatgagatcacttggcatgtaattttcatattactcatccaaatttgatctatgtcgttaagtatattaggatggtgattttcgtggtttagtcacgacattaatgtgataaaagctgcggtagttttatatctaatgtatgagacggaccagattgttaaagtaatgagagaaatagcattcagatacgcgcataaagtttataaggtgtgattatgtcaagaaagaataCATGTATaacccaagtgggagattgttaggaaattattttaatttcctaatttatttgtgggcaatacatatattaattgtaataacaaattatgctatttcaaattaaatgacttatataattatgatctcatttattgttataaatgctaattgaataattcattattacttttgatttggaattaaatgagaataaaaccagatattatcttttgttccttagataattatctttttgaattttagatatattatcttttgggctttagatactattttatttgagcttaagggtttaatgggtgccatgctcaaatataaataggccTACAGGAGTTttggtccccaatataccaaagccgcctttgttgttctttccccatcaaaagagttgcagttcatCCACTTGGGAATATAGAAAGGTTTTGGTTgaagaagatcgaaagaaccaagATCCAAATTCTTCCATTAATTTCTAACTCTTATGAGTAAAGGTACGCTTTCGCATTATGTTAtattttggtgattcaatatggatgatctgggttaataaaattaatttattccaacaagtgGTTCTCCCGGCCGCACCACCGCGCCGTGCATGAACGGGTGCTGCACCACAGCACCGTGCAAGAATGGCTCTCTCGGTTGAAGATCGTGCCGTGGCACCACCACGCCGTACATGAACGGGTGCTGCACCATAGCACCGTGCAAGAAGGGCTCTCCCGGCCGCACCACCGTGCCGGGCATGAACGGGTGCTACACCACAGCATCGTGCAAGAAGGCTTTCTCGGTTGAAGATCATGCTGGGGAACCACCGCTCCGTGCATGAACGGGTGCTGCACCACAGCACCGTGCAAGAAGGCTCTCTTGGTTGAAGATCGTGCCGTGGCACCACCGCGCCGTGCATGAACGGGTGCTGCACCATAGCACCATGCAAGAAGGGCTCTCCCGGCCGCACCACCGTACCGTTCATGAACGGTTGCTGCACCACATCACCGTGCAAGAAGGGCTCTCTCGGTTGAAGATTGTGCTGCTGCACCACTGCGCCGTGCATGAACGGGTGTTGCACCACAGCACCGTGCAAGAAGGGCTCTCTCGGTTGAAGATTGTGATGCTGCACCAGTGCGCCGTGCAAGAAGCGCTCTCTCAGTTGAAGATTGTGCTGCGGCACCACCGCGCCGTGCATGAACGGGTGCTGCATAGCACCGTGCAAGAAGGGCTCTCCCCGTTGAAGATCGCGCTACGGCACCACCGTGCCGTGCATGAACGGGTGCTGCACCACAGCCCCGTGCAAGAAGTGCTTTCTCGGTTGAAGATCATGTTGCGGCACCACTGCGTCTTGCATGAACGGGTGCTGCACTACATCACCGTGCAAGAAGGGCGCTCCCGGTGGAAGCACCGCCGTGCCGTACATGAAGGGGTGCTGCACGACAGCACCGTGAGATGGCAAAAACTGTGACATGGTAATCGTGATCAAGATTACAGAAAGTGAGTGAGAAGAAGAGAGATTACAAGTAATATCAACAAACTAAAATAACCATCTAGTAAGAGAcgaagccatatatatatatagaaaaagtatAAAGAACCTACATTAATCAGCCAAATTTTTAAATAGctctatttaataattaattttaaattttttaaattaaaaatttgaataaataaatcTTAATTAAAAACGATAGaaattcttccctttctttcaCACTGCCATAGCCGCATAGAAATCTTTCCCCCATCTCCATCTCCCACTCCCACAGTCGCACAATCCACACTCCTCTCCATTGTCATCGTCACCAAACCACCCAGTATAAAATTTTCTCTGTCCTCCTCAGCCACAccaaccctcttctcctctcttcgcGAACCAGACCTTCGCACCTGCCTCTGATTTGTTGCCGTCAGCAACTCCAGGGCCACCGAACACTAGCTTTGGCCTCTCGCTCTGCGCCACCCCATCTCACTCTCCAACACTGAACCAGTAAAACAGCTGAAATTCCTTGAGCTCAGCCAAGCTTCGACGCAACAGAGGATAGTCCCTGTTCCTCCATCATTTGCTGCTGAATTCGTTTGAGCCGGAAGCGTTGAAATTGTTGATTTGGTATAACTGCTGCTGGAATTAACTGTATTGATGATTTGCTCTTTTGAGCTGAATTAATGGAGAATTGGCTGTTAAGATTGTGTGAAAATTGCTTGATTGGGTAGAGTTTCACTGTTTTACTAATTTCGTGAATATATTGCTGAAACTATTGGGTAAATTTTGTGTTTGTATTGAAAATATTTTACtgacaatttttttttgaaaaatttctgcTGAAAGTGTTTGGAACTATTCTGAGTTTGCTGATTGAATGGATGGAATATGTTGCTGAATTCATTTGAACTAGTTTAATTgactttttttcttaaattaatgGAGGAATTGCTGTAATTGCATACATTTATGCATATTTTCTTGGTGTAATTAGTATAGGATTGTGGATGTTTTTGTTTGCtcttagttgaatttttttttattgtatattgATGTTTTTCGgtgtaaattttttttaggtAGATTTCTACACAAATATCCCAAGCATTCTTTGCAAGAAAAGTGCATCAATTTGGGCGGATACTGCAATGATCAATGAAGAATAAAAACTTTCATAACTTGTCAAACTAATGTCTTTTAACACATGTGATGATGTCACCGGTTGAGACACTTTTAATAAATTTTGAGATTTTCTTGAGTTATAGTTGTGAATTTTTACAATAATTTAAGAATTGGATGTATTTTATTTTGGTTCTACTTAGGATCTTTCTTCTTGTAGGTAACTTAAATGTTTTTGcaaaaatttaattgaataacGTCACACATTTCTTTTGTTAAATAAATAGatgtttctttttctactaaaTGGATGATTTTTCTTGTATTAATTTTGGTCAATGTTGAATTCCTGTATTTATAGTGTTGCAAATTGTATAGATAAGTTAAATGAATATTATGATTCCTTTCATTGCATCGTAGCATGACGACAAATTTATAGTTACTTATGtagaataagttttttttttttttcattcacattttttttttcattcacatGACTTTTATTAAAGTAACATCTATTTAGCATGAAAAAGAAACATATTGATACTTGACAGAAGTAACATCCACTTATATTTTTGCAAAAATAATTAAGTATCTAACATAAGTTACTTGTATTTATTCTTTAATAAAGATGATTCAATTGATAGTGAATATAAATATCACAAAAGAAGGggaaaaaatttgtatttattcttcatctttcctCTTGAACTTAATGAAAAATACAATCACTTCCATTGGTTTGGCTTTAACACTAAAAAATATGCATCTAGTCTACAATTGTTCAAACACATACATAGAGATACAATAATTGAAACTCAAAGCCAACATGCACAagctcaaaaaaaataaaataaaataaaaacaaaaaagagacaAATTAAAAGATTCTTAGAAGTAAAAGGATTAGATTCTTCAGTTTCAACAAGCTTCCATAATTTCTCTTGAAGATTCCTTACTCTGTCCTTGATTTTTAGAAGCTTTCTCCATCTATATGCAGTCCATAGACCAAAGTCACCATATACAACAATATAGGAAGCTCATACATAAGGGTAGGTTTTTGCATGCTCTTTGATTTTGAGATAGTATTTCTGTAATGAATCTATCAAGTTCACAATAAAAGAGCCACTTGCTACTTGATCATCATTCATCAGTATTCTGGATCGGTGTAGCGGAACTTATTGCTTGTGGCTGATTTACCATGCTCCCTGTCTGTAATACCAGTTATGGATAGTATGATAGTTGCATAACCAATGATCCTTTGACAATGGAGCCCTGTAAAATAACATCAAAACATAAACACACAGCATGCAGAATCAAACAAATTCCATCTATTCACGataaaatgcaacatccaatttaatTTGAAAAGAACCATCCATCTATTAATTGAAACGAACATCCGTTTTAGTTGATATGAAACATCTAACAAATTAGGAAAAATTTCACCCTTGCACCATGTTTAAATAACTACACTCAAACCTAACTTCAATTCAAgcaaatttaaactatttttttcctAACTCCCAAACCACATAAAAAAAAACAGGGGAATATGTCAATGTAGAATCTAACAATTCAGGCAGAACCAGTAACATGCAGAATCCAACTTAGTTCATCATGATATAAAAAATCTCTAATCATATGCAATTCAGCAAAATCCAACTCTTGATAACAACATCATTCGCTCTCTAAATTCAGCAACATCCAATATCTAGTTATAGCAATTTACAAACATACTACAACTTAGCATTTGCAAATAGAATTCAGCTATCCAAACAAAAGAACATGAGTATAAACTTTTTGAAAGGGAGATACATGTTGCATAAACGAAAAAATCATCCAACcatgatataaaaaaaaaaggtaaaaacccCAATCTATAATAAAAGAACCATACAGTTAAAACTCCAATAGATGTTGTTAAACCTCCAACAAATCTGTcccaaaaaatcaaattttttatgctAGAATTTCACATAATCAAGTTTAGACCCAAGTTCAATTAGGAAAAAAAACATACTTATCACTAACTTACCTTTTTGCGAAACTCCCAAACCACAAGGAAGAACATCAACTAAGGTATCCAAGAGCAATCAATCAAAGCACACAGAACCCACAAATGAAACATTCAGTTGATATTTATCAAAACGACCGGTGGTTCATCAAATTTTACGAATATCTCATACTACTTCCAGTACTAGTACCTGAAGTATCCAACATAACATACAACACAACAGATACCTCCAATCCCTAAAAAATCACCGGAAACACTATAACAACACCATATCCAAACCCTTTTTAAAAAACCCGAAGAGAAAATCAGAAGCAACATCTAAATACTTACCAATCAGTGAGATGAAGGGAGGTTTTCAGGCTGGAGCAGGGGCTGTCCAATGGCGTTCAGCAGAGCTGCACCAGGAGGCTTCAACGGCGCTGCCAACACCGGCATGCAGCAGCAGCGGCGCGCCCTCCGTGAGCAGGAGAACCTACTCGTTCGACAAACTTGGGTGGGAGCCCGTCACCGCGACCGAGATTGGGGAAGCTACAAGGGGACGGGAGAGTCGTACCGTTCTGGTACGTTGGACGGAGGCGTGGCGTCAAATGAAGTCAGAGACGACGTTTGCCCGAGGATCCTATTGTTCTGGTGTGGCCGTGGATGGTTTCAAAATCTGATGCGGTAAAATAGTAAAAGGAAAGGTAGGGTTTTGAGCAAGGTGAATTTTGGGATTCGGCTGAAGTGAAATGGGTTTTGAGATCCCGGCCCAAGAGCATTTGGCTGATTTTTTGCTAGAATCCTCTTAGTTCCCTAGCATTATTGATAGTTATATACAGGGTAGACTGAGCAGTTTTATGGTGGCACAGTTTTAGGTGATTAAGCACGGTAAGTATGAGTTTACTGGAGCAGTGGAGGGATTTCGACCTCAAAATAAAGAGCTGTGACATGGTCCAACTCCAAAGTGTTGGTGGACAAAAATActtgttttaaaaaatagttgGATGAATCAAAGATTGTTAGACCCCTTTAACCatgaaatttagaaaataaaaatggaacTAAAGGTTTGAATTAAtaaccataaaaaaattttagtataaaattttcttatattaatttAAGTAAAATTGAAttcatttgaaaaaaattaattcaccCTTGTTGTAATTTTAGAAttggatttatttgtaattttcttaTATTAATATCAAGTAATGATCCTAaacagtttaaaattattttattttataattattaattattgctAGAATGTACAATTATATAAtgttagatataataaatatatctcgccttgtgcatgcagcaacccattggccagcggcaaacccttaaatggagctcagtaccgcgacggattagtccttgacctgccgggttgggggataccgtgggaaaaaaaaaaaaaaaaaaaaaaaaaaaaaaaaaaaaaaaaaaagatataataaatatatataactatagttgtaatttaaaacaattaattaaattaaaattttttaatattaaagatTTTCCTTGTCCTAAACCATAAATAATCTTAAGTTTCAATTGAATTGGTTTGAAATAATTTctatttgtaaaattctataaTAATCAAGACTCAAGTTATCAGAATGTACACAAGCAATTGCGTTAAGAATAATGAACATATAGCCTGAATTCCTATGAAAACATTTTGTTCCATATATATATTCATATCATATGGATATAGTCCAGGTAGTGTCTACAGATTCAGAAGGTTAATCATATTGTGTACATATTAAAACCAGGTTcattttgaaataagaaaaacaaaattactaaaaatatcataatattttCCAACCACAAGATGTTTATTACTATACAAAACCGTGCGAAATCAATTTCAAGTATTGCTGTAATAGATGTGTAGCTCCCAAGCCGAAGAAACACCCATATAAAATCCCATGAATATATCCCCACACAAGCAACAGAAGATCACATCTCACCATGTAATGAGAATTTTCTAAGCGCTTTCTGAGCTCCTTTGGACAGCCCTGAAAAAACATTATATTTTAACATGAAATAATGGACCTTTAGATTTGACATGTATTTGAGAATAGATTGTTGTTCACCTCTACTTTCATATCATATATACTTCCTTAGGCGACGCCTAAACACCAATGCCCAAAATTAAATTAGCTAAAAGTTTTACAAATGAGTTACAATTCATGAAACCTATACCCtaattataaaaatgaaaaataggtAATTAAGATGTCCCAAAACATGCTTGCATCAATAAAGCTCCCAGAGCAGAACATGATGCATCACCATCAATGGAGCCAACCCAAAATCGAAGACGAGCACAATCAACAAAAGCAAATCCATACACAACTGAACCATCATCCAAGATGGTGCTACCCTGTAAAATTTCAATTTATCACCAGTTAACAATTCAAGGTACCAACAAATCTATCTATGCATTAGGTATACTTATAATAGCTTGCAAAAATTAATAACTCAGCAACAGTGCAAACCTCTTTTATTGCAAGCAGATGGTTGGCATCAGCCCCAATATTACCCTCCACAGTGGTTGATGGAGTGATGACCTGAACTAATTTTCTTTGAATAACCTGAAAATATGATGACAGTCAGAGTAATACCATGCAAAAAATGCAATCTAAATTTGCACGTTGTATAAGATAATTTGTTAGAACTCAAAAGCATTAaggataatgaataaataaaatgatATATAAAGATTTATCTTAATTCAGTTCAATATCATGTTATCTGCTGCAACATTAGGTAGGATCTTTCTGAAACAGTTTCCAACACATACGATAGACTAAGACACAGGAAATTCAAAATGTTTGAATGAAGATGAATTTATCCACGTTAGAGTAAAAAGCTATGATGAAAAAACTTTCTATGTACAACCAAAGAACAATGTCATCTACAAGAATTTAACAAAGCCAACACAACTGTAAGCATGGAAAAACTTACAGAGTTGGCTCCTCTAGCCTTTGCTTCTTCGGATGTCTCCAACTGCTCCACCCTTCCAACCTTGTATCTTCACAACGAAAGAAAAAACTCAAAACAGGGCATACTAAGTCCTCAATTCATTAGCTAGGAAATTGATATGCAACATGATTAGTAAGATCATATCATGCAATCTATCTGGAGTTAGCCATACTCATCTATGTGCTGCACGAAATCTCCACTTCAGATGTACATTACATTTAATCAAATCAACTTTCAAACAAAATCTCACTCTATCCTTAGTACTTACCCCCGAGCAACCAAGTTTTGAACAGCATCATCAATCCCACTTTCAGATATACCAACCTGAAGTAGCAAGTAATAACAACTCTCTTTAATCTTTAAGAGGTAAACAAGTAGGAAAGTAATAACCAAACGACTATACACGACAAAAGAGTTGATCTGTCGACATTTTCCCACACCACTTAATGTTATTTTCCAATCAAGCTCCTTATGGCCAATTTCAGCATCCATTTCATAGAGCTCATAAAACTCCCACTGTGATTGCCATTAATTATGGCAGACTACTATTAATTGAAGTTAATGAATACACAGTAAATCCTCAGAATTAAATGGTATTACGACATCAATAGTCAAAATACTTCATGGACTAACCACTTTAAAAAATAGCAGAACATCCATGTATTTACACTTGACACTCCAATACTGTTTCTGTGAAGCTGACATCTTTTTCGAAGCATCCGGAGGTATATAAAGTGTTGTCCTTCGTACAAAGGATCATTGGGCCTTCTTCCACTTGCATCCCTGATTCGAGAAGGATCAAGCCACTCAAACCTGCTAGCCACTTCTGCTTCCTTCTTAGTCAAGTTCAGTGATGGTGAATCCTCAAGAAATCTGACTCGTTTGCCAGAATCCATCAATGAACGAAACTTGGATTCGTCATCTCGACTTCACTTAGCATGAGAAGCAAGAGGCTGCATTCCTGGTGTTTCAGGCATAACAACATCATCATTAATTTCGATAGGCACTATGTTTAACTGATTTGCCTTTGCCTTGAGACTTACAGCAGTATTTTTCACCATAGGTTGAAAAGCTCCTTCATACTCCTGATGCTGTCCTTTACCGTTAGCACATAATGGTGAAGAAGACTTACACAAACTGTCATCTGATGACTGGCTCCTGCAAAAACATTAGCACACATAAGATCATTGTAGTggcaaaataacaaaaataaaaattaattaaattaaacagcATTTTCATTTAGAAATTTCAGTTCCAGCAGTATTGTATGTTCGGTATTGTTTAATGGGCAGGTTTCGGGCCTTCTGGAAAGACGAAGTGGGTGGGACCCGGACCCGGGTAACCGGGGTCCGAGGTCGTTCTGGGTGCGGGATtcgtgggccggatccgtaacagttgccccgcAGCAGGAAAGTGAGCGAGGTCGGTTTCTTCCGCTGGCATGGGGTTCGGCTGTCGGTGGCCTTTCTTTTTGTCGGACGTTTTTTACCGAATCGGTATGTTGGTAGGTCGATGCATCGGGCCCTAGGATGGGCCAACCCGTAGGGTCTGTCAGACTCGTAGTTCGTGTTGTAGGAGACGTGACCTTTCCATTTCTCTGTGTTCACTTAGCTTCCCAATGCGCGCTGTCAGTTGGTTTTTAAGAGAGCATTTATTGCGGAGGAAAAAATGCTTGGGTTGCCTTCCAAATTTTCCCTTTCGCGTTTGTTGGTTATTAGGGGCATTTTTGGTTTTCCAACCCCTTTCAATCATTttatgctttttcttcttccctcgtTTATTTCATTTCGCTTAGTCTTCCTAGTTTTTACTTTGCAACTTtgctttcttctttcccttgctTTGGCGTGCTCTGCTTCTCTAGTCGTTGTGCTCCTATTTTTCGGGTTTCATCAGTGTGTTACTAGGTTGGTGTTCCTTCTCTGTTTCCTATGTGATTTGCGTTTTGTCTTCCTTTTGCATTTCTGTTTTGTATCTGTGTAGATTAGGATTGCATCTGGTGTATGATGGTGTTGCATGgtagtttttgtttttcttgggGTAGTGAGTTTTATGAGGGGAGGAGCGCCACTGTGTAGTTGGTAGTGTGTAGTGATGTCTGTTTGGTTTCTTCCACCATTTTCTGCCGCGAGGTTTGGCTGACGGTGGTGCTCATCGCTGTTTTAGGTATGGCTCGTCGGAGGAGTGAGGGTATGAGGGCTCCGGTGGCCCCAGCGGGGGGTATCCCTTCCCTTTATTCTTGGGTTACTAGTGACGTGTGGGAGACGCCATCGCGGATGACGGAGGCGGACCTCCAGCAGCTCCGTGATCAGGGAGCTGTTTGTGGGGGCGGCGACGCCAAACGTCATTATGAGCTTTCTCTTCCTGGGgttgatgagagggtttgttatACCAACCTCGACTCGCCGACCGTTCCGGATTGGATGTGGGTGTACGAGGCGATGTTCACCCGACTCGGCGTTTGGCTCCCTTTTTTCCCTTTTGTTCAACAGCTGTTGAGTCAGTGCTCCGTGGCGCCGTCCCAACTGCATCCGAATAGCTGGGCGGCGATACGGTCTTTCGAGCTTGTGTGCGAGTTTCTGGAGCTCCCTGCTTCGGTGAatgtcttcctcttcctctttttgTGTACccttgaaagaactgaagattgatggtttagaagttatagtaaactctcgttgcaagtatagttactaaaccaagcaatcaaccttttttacaaacgttttggttgtcacaagtaacaaacccctttaaaattgataaccgagtatttaaacctcgggtcgtcttctcaaggaactgcagggaagtatgttcttattattggttatgaagattgtaaatcggggttgtgAAGATgagaaacaagtaatttaaattgcaattaaaataggtaaaagactgtaaaataaatagatgactgtaaaaacatacttttggcaaggtgtgagaaattggaagtcctatcctagttatccttatcaatgatgataaaaattgaaccttaattccacttagttaacctttgctagagcaagggaaggtcaagtgactaattagttagatcctcaaatcctagttaatccctaaggaaagattgggattattgaagttcaattcaattagcaaagataacgattatcaatcatgttgagtttgataactcctgagttactgatttcttaaccaagaccaaaagggagaagtaaatctattggaataaaaatgtcttcagattggaagcaacagtaatataaataaaagagagcaataataaactgaaatacctcaaataacattaattcaaagaataatctgtaacatagaagagttcataaaataaattgaaaagataaataaaaaagaatgttgaacctgataaaaagagataatcctgaaagcaaaagaaatcctaattctaaatcctaaaagagagaggagagaacctctccctcaaaactacatctaattcatgaatactaactaattggagactctcctctgaatggatgcatttccccacttcataacctctgatctgtgctttctggacttggatctgggccaaaaaggctttagaaatcgctgggagcgttttctgtaatttctggtgcgtggcctctgtcacgcgtccgcgtgggtcacgcggtcgcgtcatttggagttttccttgtcacgcggtcgcttcagtcatgcatctgcgtcatatgcgtttctcttaaggcacgcgatcgcgtcaatcacgcggttgCGTCACTACTATTTTGCGCTGGCATgcagccgcgtcgtccatgcgatcgcatcgcttccagtttcttcaaaaactccattttgcgctttccttccatttttgtatgttttctttccatcctttaagtcattcctgccttagaagatctgaaactactcaacacacgaatcacagcatcgaatgaaaataaagggtaattaaaataattatctttaaagcataagaaacacgtttttcacatacatcacataataaggaagggaaagtaaaaccatgcaattaacatgaataagtgagtgaaggattgaataaatcacttaaattaggcacaaaatatatcataaaatatgggtttatcaaccctTCCGACTAAGGAAGGGAAGAACAAGAAGGGATATATGTCTTTTAGAGCTCAGCCCCATCGCCGGGTCTTTGGTTTGTATGAAGATTCTTTTCATGGGTTTAAGAGTGGGTATTTTAAGATCCGTCCTGCGAGGGGGCATCATCCATTCTGGCTGACGTTGGAGGGTGGGCGGCGGTTCCCTACATATTGGAATTTTGGGGCGGGGCCGTCCGTTCTTACTCGAGTAACGCAAGAGTTCTTGACTGCGGAGGATCGGGATGTCACCCTTATTCTGTGGCAGTTTTTTAGGGAGCGTCCTCTTAATCCCCGGGACGTGATGGGTGACCCGGTCGCTTGTCAGACCTAAGTTAGTGTgtgaacctttttttttttggt
Encoded here:
- the LOC112751183 gene encoding DNA mismatch repair protein MSH7 isoform X1, translating into MDAEIGHKELDWKITLSGVGKCRQINSFVVYSRLVITFLLVYLLKIKESCYYLLLQVGISESGIDDAVQNLVARGYKVGRVEQLETSEEAKARGANSVIQRKLVQVITPSTTVEGNIGADANHLLAIKEGSTILDDGSVVYGFAFVDCARLRFWVGSIDGDASCSALGALLMQACFGTS
- the LOC112751183 gene encoding DNA mismatch repair protein MSH7 isoform X2, encoding MSASQKQYWSVKCKYMDVLLFFKVVGISESGIDDAVQNLVARGYKVGRVEQLETSEEAKARGANSVIQRKLVQVITPSTTVEGNIGADANHLLAIKEGSTILDDGSVVYGFAFVDCARLRFWVGSIDGDASCSALGALLMQACFGTS